A window of Syntrophales bacterium genomic DNA:
CATCGCCGGGGCGGAGGCCATGCAGCGGGCCATGGATCACCTGGAGCCCCGCCTCCGTGGGGATGCGGCCCGGGCCCCCAGGGGATCGGTCGTCCTGGCCACGGTGGAGGGGGACATCCACGACATCGGAAAAAACATCGTCTCCCTGATGCTCCGCAACGCCGGCTGGCGGGTGGTGGACCTGGGGAAAGACGTGAGCGCCGCCCGCATCGTCTCGGCCATGGAAGAAGTGCGGCCCCGGGCCGTGGGCCTGTCGGCCCTGATGACGACAACCATGGTTCACATGAAGCAGGTGATCGACCTGGCCCGGGAAAATGGGTTCCGGACGCCGTTTCTTGTCGGCGGCGCCGTGGTCACCCGGGAGTACGCGGACTCGATCGGGGCCGCCTACGGGAAGGACGGCGTGGAGGCCGTCCGGGTCCTGGAGGCCCTGCCCCCAGCGGAGGATTCCTGAAGCCATGACGCAGATCCGCCTTCCCTCCCGGCAGAGGGACATCCGGATTTCTCTCCTGGTGTCGGCGGCCCTTCATGCCACCGTGGTGGTGCTCCTGCTTATGGCCACCGCCGAATCCGGCCTGCCGAAGCTCCTGAAGGCGGAGGGGACGAATCTGATCGTCTCCTGGATCTCCGTGGTGCCGGCGGTTCAAGAGACCGCTGTGGCTCCGGCGGGCAGGGCGGCTCCGCGCATTTCCACGCCGCCGGTTTCGGTTCCGCAAACGAAGGCGCTGCCCGGACCGCAGGAGGAACACGCGGCGCCCGAGGCGGCGGTGGAGGCAGGGCGGATGACCTATACCCCGGCCGCCTTGACGGCTGCCGTATCGGGCCGGGTGGCGGGTGTCCCAGGCGTTCCGGCGGCGTCTGTACCGACCGGAAGCGGAGCCTCCGGGGCGGTTCCGACCGCGGCGCTTCCGCGCTACC
This region includes:
- a CDS encoding energy transducer TonB, translating into MTQIRLPSRQRDIRISLLVSAALHATVVVLLLMATAESGLPKLLKAEGTNLIVSWISVVPAVQETAVAPAGRAAPRISTPPVSVPQTKALPGPQEEHAAPEAAVEAGRMTYTPAALTAAVSGRVAGVPGVPAASVPTGSGASGAVPTAALPRYRDNARPAYPLAARLRGYEGMVLLSVDVSAEGRVDGLTVKRSSGYEVLDRSALEAVRTWTFEPARRMGRPVGMRVDIPVKFVLHGEESLS